The Streptomyces seoulensis genome contains a region encoding:
- a CDS encoding sugar kinase — translation MTTSLPHQAAAPATAHPAGEDPRHRIRRRALTLLIIVLLIGVPAGYLVISANQSRDSGKAKEAKYSATGLTPGWPSKVQRRLYQVPVPHPADRLAYYETNNWKTSRLYVQFRTNGAGLDSFLGALGLRRDQLKQGPVTIGTRDRQISGWELAGPGPWASFTHKQKNPAPTQDVVVNMSDPEYPMVYAVSRTVP, via the coding sequence ATGACCACCTCGCTTCCCCACCAGGCGGCCGCCCCCGCCACCGCACACCCGGCGGGTGAGGACCCGCGCCACCGCATCCGGCGCCGCGCCCTCACTCTGCTGATCATCGTGCTGCTGATCGGCGTACCGGCCGGCTACCTGGTGATCTCCGCCAACCAGAGCCGTGACAGCGGCAAGGCCAAGGAAGCGAAGTACTCCGCCACCGGCCTCACCCCCGGCTGGCCCTCCAAGGTGCAGCGCCGCCTCTACCAGGTGCCCGTACCGCACCCCGCCGACCGGCTCGCCTACTACGAGACCAACAACTGGAAGACCAGCCGCCTTTACGTGCAGTTCCGCACCAACGGTGCGGGCCTGGACAGCTTCCTCGGCGCCCTCGGCCTGCGCCGGGACCAGTTGAAGCAGGGCCCGGTCACCATCGGCACCCGCGACCGGCAGATCTCCGGCTGGGAGCTCGCCGGCCCTGGCCCCTGGGCGAGCTTCACCCACAAGCAGAAGAACCCCGCGCCCACCCAGGACGTGGTCGTGAACATGTCCGACCCGGAGTATCCGATGGTGTACGCGGTCTCGCGCACGGTGCCGTGA